The Paeniglutamicibacter sulfureus genome includes a region encoding these proteins:
- a CDS encoding bifunctional riboflavin kinase/FAD synthetase, translated as MHYWKGLEAVPPGIGPSVVTIGNFDGVHRGHREVLAAVVATARERKAKAVAISFDPHPSQVHRPDDAPELIMGLEDRIETLAEEGLDGLLMIRYTLDFARATAEEFVAKVIVGALNACTVVVGHDVRFGRNNTGDFDAMVELGKQYAFDVIGVEDVGEHRRWSSTWVREALNRGEVATAAQILGRPHRMRGEVVHGAARGRELGFPTANLDPSASGIIPADGVYAGWLVDEAQVRWPAAISVGSNPTFEGVSRQVEAHVIDRPAEGVEDFDLYGQQVAVEFVEHLRPMVAYRGIEALIEQMREDVARTRTVLLDA; from the coding sequence GTGCACTATTGGAAAGGCCTCGAAGCCGTACCGCCCGGCATCGGTCCCTCGGTAGTGACCATCGGCAACTTCGACGGCGTCCACCGCGGGCACCGCGAGGTACTCGCCGCCGTGGTGGCCACCGCCCGGGAACGCAAGGCCAAGGCCGTTGCCATCAGTTTTGACCCGCACCCCTCCCAGGTGCACCGCCCCGACGACGCCCCCGAACTCATCATGGGACTCGAAGACCGCATCGAGACCCTCGCCGAGGAGGGCCTGGACGGACTGCTCATGATCCGCTACACCCTGGACTTTGCCCGGGCCACCGCCGAGGAATTCGTCGCCAAGGTCATTGTCGGCGCGCTGAACGCCTGCACCGTGGTGGTTGGCCACGACGTGCGCTTTGGGCGCAACAACACCGGGGACTTCGACGCGATGGTCGAATTGGGCAAGCAGTACGCGTTTGACGTCATTGGCGTCGAAGACGTGGGAGAGCACCGCCGCTGGTCCTCCACCTGGGTGCGCGAGGCGCTGAACCGCGGGGAAGTTGCCACCGCCGCCCAGATCCTCGGCCGCCCGCACCGGATGCGCGGCGAGGTAGTGCACGGGGCCGCGCGCGGCCGCGAACTCGGATTCCCCACCGCAAATCTTGACCCTTCGGCCTCGGGCATCATCCCCGCCGACGGCGTGTACGCCGGGTGGCTGGTCGATGAGGCCCAGGTGCGCTGGCCCGCCGCTATCTCCGTGGGATCGAACCCGACCTTCGAGGGGGTCAGCCGCCAGGTGGAGGCCCACGTGATCGACCGCCCGGCCGAGGGCGTGGAGGACTTCGACCTGTACGGGCAGCAGGTCGCGGTGGAGTTCGTCGAGCACCTGCGACCGATGGTGGCCTACCGCGGTATCGAGGCACTGATCGAACAGATGCGTGAGGACGTGGCACGCACCCGTACCGTCCTTCTTGATGCCTGA
- a CDS encoding OsmC family protein — MSENSKELRQISLERLSSMHYRATNPEGATVEFGQGEGLMTPVELLLAAIAGCSSIDVDAATTRRTEPERFVVTAQGDKIVEDGAGRMDDIRMSFDLAFPDSEEGRKAAGMVERIVKLSHDKYCTVSRTVELGAAVTSSVVQQD; from the coding sequence ATGAGCGAAAACAGCAAAGAACTTCGACAGATCAGCCTCGAACGACTCTCCTCCATGCACTACCGCGCGACGAACCCCGAGGGAGCCACCGTCGAGTTCGGGCAGGGCGAGGGGCTGATGACCCCGGTGGAGCTGCTGTTGGCGGCCATTGCCGGCTGTTCCTCGATCGACGTTGACGCTGCCACGACGCGCCGCACCGAACCGGAGCGCTTCGTGGTGACTGCCCAGGGGGACAAGATTGTCGAGGACGGCGCCGGCCGGATGGACGATATCCGCATGTCCTTCGATTTGGCATTCCCGGATTCGGAGGAAGGCCGCAAGGCCGCCGGCATGGTCGAGCGGATCGTGAAGCTATCCCACGACAAGTACTGCACCGTCTCACGCACCGTCGAACTGGGTGCGGCTGTCACCAGCAGCGTCGTGCAGCAGGACTGA
- a CDS encoding YlxR family protein, with protein MSLQQQPQRTCIGCRVVADQNQLERWVLRARDGKFVPVPDPTRSFPGRGAWLHPHPECAQRAVQRGAFARSFRTNVDVSALVAEQRAKARAQPGKPACINVQPESGSEI; from the coding sequence GTGTCATTGCAGCAACAGCCGCAGCGCACGTGCATTGGTTGCCGCGTGGTGGCGGACCAGAACCAGCTGGAGCGCTGGGTGTTGAGGGCAAGGGACGGAAAATTCGTTCCGGTTCCCGATCCCACCCGGAGCTTCCCCGGTCGGGGTGCTTGGCTGCACCCCCATCCGGAATGTGCCCAACGCGCCGTGCAACGCGGGGCATTCGCACGGTCCTTTCGGACCAACGTGGATGTTTCCGCACTTGTGGCGGAGCAGCGGGCCAAGGCAAGGGCCCAACCTGGGAAACCTGCCTGTATAAACGTCCAACCTGAAAGCGGGTCAGAAATCTGA
- the infB gene encoding translation initiation factor IF-2, translated as MAKVRVHELAKELGITSKDAVAKLQEMGEFVRSASSTIEAPVVRKLRSAFPDAAPAAPKAAPAAKAPAAAPAAPAVSAPKPAGTTPSPAPAAPEAPAASAPAAPAAPAASAPAAPRPGAKPGAPRPGNNPFSSQQGMRPAGENARPERTERTDRPERSDRSAAPRPGAKPGGPRPGNNPFASQQGMRAAGPGAGGPRPGGPRPGGPRPAGGAGGPRPAAGAGGPRPAGAGGPRPGAPRPAGAPGAGPRTPGGARATPGMMPNRTERPAPAGGRPAAGGRGGPARPGGAPGAAPGAAGGGGGYKGGGGPNRGRGGTQGAFGKGGAGRGKQRKSKRAKRQELEQMSAPSLGGVSVPRGNGTTEIRLRRGASITDFADKINANPAALVTVLFHLGEMATATQSLDEATFDVLGAELGYVVTVVSPEDEERELLASFSIDFDAELDAETEDMLEARPPVVTIMGHVDHGKTRLLDAIRKSNVIEGEAGGITQHIGAYQIHHIHEDIDRAITFIDTPGHEAFTAMRARGAKVTDIAVLVVAADDGVMPQTVEALNHAKAAGVPIVVAVNKVDKDAANPDKVKGQLAEYGLVPEEYGGDTMFIHVSALQKMGIDELLDAVLLTADAALDMRANPDKDARGIAIEANLDKGRGAVATVLVQSGTLAVGDTIVAGTAHGRVRAMFDENGENLDVALPSRPVQVLGLSSVPRAGDTFLVTDDERTARQIAEKREAADRNAALAKRRKRITLEDFDQAVADGKIDTLNLILKGDVSGAVEALEDSLLKIDVGEGVQLRVIHRGVGAITQNDVNLATVDNAIIIGFNVKPAERVADMADKEGVDMRFYSVIYGAIDDIELALKGMLKPEYEEAQLGTAEVREVFRSSKFGNIAGSIVRSGTIRRNTKARVLRDGKVIGEGLTVDSLKRFKDDATEVREGFECGIGLGSFNDVKDGDTIETYEMREKPRA; from the coding sequence GTGGCTAAGGTCCGCGTACACGAGCTCGCCAAAGAGCTCGGAATCACTTCAAAGGATGCAGTTGCCAAACTGCAGGAAATGGGCGAATTCGTCCGTTCCGCATCCTCAACCATCGAGGCACCGGTAGTGCGCAAGTTGCGCTCCGCGTTCCCCGACGCTGCCCCGGCAGCTCCAAAGGCAGCACCGGCAGCGAAGGCTCCGGCCGCAGCGCCTGCAGCCCCTGCCGTTTCCGCACCCAAGCCGGCCGGCACCACGCCGAGCCCGGCCCCTGCCGCTCCCGAGGCACCTGCTGCTTCGGCCCCGGCGGCCCCGGCCGCTCCGGCAGCCTCGGCTCCGGCCGCACCGCGTCCGGGTGCCAAGCCCGGCGCACCGCGTCCGGGCAACAACCCGTTCTCCTCCCAGCAGGGCATGCGCCCGGCCGGTGAGAACGCACGTCCCGAGCGCACCGAGCGTACGGACCGCCCCGAGCGTTCCGATCGTTCAGCAGCCCCGCGTCCGGGTGCCAAGCCCGGCGGACCGCGTCCGGGCAACAACCCGTTCGCATCCCAGCAGGGCATGCGCGCTGCAGGTCCCGGCGCCGGAGGCCCCCGTCCGGGCGGTCCCCGTCCCGGTGGCCCGCGTCCCGCGGGAGGTGCCGGTGGACCCCGTCCCGCAGCAGGTGCCGGCGGTCCCCGCCCGGCAGGTGCCGGTGGACCACGTCCGGGCGCACCGCGTCCGGCCGGTGCCCCCGGTGCAGGCCCGCGCACCCCGGGAGGCGCTCGCGCTACTCCCGGCATGATGCCCAACCGCACCGAACGTCCGGCTCCGGCCGGAGGACGTCCGGCAGCGGGCGGCCGCGGCGGTCCGGCACGTCCGGGCGGCGCCCCGGGCGCAGCTCCCGGTGCAGCCGGTGGCGGCGGCGGTTACAAGGGCGGCGGCGGTCCCAACCGCGGTCGCGGTGGAACCCAGGGTGCCTTCGGCAAGGGCGGCGCAGGCCGCGGCAAGCAGCGCAAGTCCAAGCGCGCAAAGCGCCAGGAATTGGAGCAGATGAGTGCTCCGAGCCTGGGCGGCGTGAGCGTGCCCCGCGGCAACGGAACCACCGAGATCCGTCTGCGTCGTGGTGCCTCGATCACCGACTTCGCCGACAAGATCAACGCCAACCCGGCAGCATTGGTCACCGTGCTCTTCCACTTGGGCGAAATGGCTACCGCCACCCAGTCCCTGGATGAGGCGACCTTTGACGTCTTGGGTGCCGAGCTCGGCTACGTTGTCACCGTCGTGTCCCCCGAGGACGAAGAGCGCGAATTGCTCGCCTCGTTCTCGATCGACTTTGACGCCGAGCTTGATGCCGAAACCGAAGACATGCTTGAGGCACGTCCGCCGGTGGTCACCATCATGGGTCACGTCGACCATGGTAAGACCCGCCTGCTCGATGCGATCCGCAAGTCCAACGTCATCGAGGGCGAGGCCGGCGGCATCACCCAGCACATCGGTGCGTACCAGATCCACCACATCCACGAAGACATCGATCGCGCGATCACCTTCATTGACACCCCGGGCCACGAGGCGTTCACCGCCATGCGTGCCCGTGGTGCCAAGGTCACCGACATCGCCGTGCTCGTGGTTGCAGCGGATGACGGCGTCATGCCGCAGACGGTTGAGGCGTTGAACCACGCCAAGGCCGCCGGTGTTCCGATCGTCGTCGCAGTGAACAAGGTCGACAAGGACGCGGCGAACCCGGACAAGGTCAAGGGCCAGCTGGCCGAATACGGCCTGGTTCCGGAGGAATACGGTGGCGACACCATGTTCATCCACGTCTCCGCCCTGCAGAAGATGGGCATCGACGAACTGCTCGACGCCGTGCTGCTGACCGCCGACGCCGCGTTGGACATGCGTGCCAACCCGGACAAGGATGCCCGCGGCATCGCCATCGAGGCGAACCTGGACAAGGGCCGCGGTGCGGTTGCGACCGTGCTGGTCCAGTCCGGTACCCTGGCCGTCGGCGACACCATCGTCGCCGGCACCGCACACGGCCGTGTGCGTGCCATGTTCGACGAGAACGGCGAGAACCTCGACGTCGCACTGCCCTCGCGCCCGGTCCAGGTCCTCGGCCTGTCCTCGGTGCCGCGTGCAGGCGACACCTTCTTGGTGACCGACGACGAGCGCACCGCTCGCCAGATCGCCGAGAAGCGCGAAGCAGCGGACCGCAACGCGGCCCTGGCCAAGCGTCGCAAGCGCATCACCCTGGAAGACTTCGACCAGGCTGTTGCCGACGGCAAGATCGACACCCTCAACCTCATCCTCAAGGGTGACGTTTCCGGTGCCGTGGAAGCCCTGGAAGACTCGCTGCTCAAGATCGACGTGGGAGAAGGCGTGCAGCTGCGCGTCATCCACCGCGGCGTGGGTGCGATCACCCAGAACGACGTCAACCTGGCGACCGTTGACAATGCCATCATCATTGGCTTCAACGTCAAGCCTGCCGAGCGCGTTGCAGACATGGCCGACAAGGAAGGCGTCGACATGCGCTTCTACTCGGTCATCTACGGCGCCATCGATGACATCGAGCTGGCTCTCAAGGGCATGCTCAAGCCGGAATACGAGGAGGCCCAGCTGGGCACCGCGGAGGTCCGCGAGGTCTTCCGTTCCTCGAAGTTCGGCAATATTGCCGGCTCCATCGTCCGCTCGGGCACCATCCGCCGAAACACCAAGGCACGCGTCCTGCGCGATGGCAAGGTCATCGGCGAGGGCCTGACCGTGGATTCGCTGAAGCGGTTCAAGGACGACGCCACCGAGGTCCGCGAGGGCTTCGAATGTGGTATCGGCCTGGGCTCGTTCAACGACGTCAAGGACGGCGACACGATCGAGACCTACGAGATGCGCGAAAAGCCGCGCGCTTAG
- a CDS encoding MFS transporter encodes MSGHERTVLWVAVLASFVAFLDGSIVNVALPAMARELGGGITTQQWVLDGYLLTLGSLIMVAGSLSDIFGRVRILRIGLIFFGIASLLCAAAPTGAVLIAARLLQGAAAALLVPSSLALITSTFQEGPRARAIGNWTGWTGTAFVAGPLLGGLLVDTVSWRLVFAINVLPITLTMLLLARLHDPAGDGTRRSIDIPGALLAAFGLGGTVFALIFQHERGWGDPIVYVPFVAGLACLAAFIRREARIPHPMMPLHLFRERNFGIGNLATATFYAGITLGTFIIPVFLQEAAGFTAFAAGMATIPLTLMSLALSAFFGTLSGKYGPRLFMSVGPVIGGIGFLLMLAAEDPVDYWRQILPGVVVFGLGLAVTVAPLTAAILGAVDPAQSGIGSAINNAVSRVAGLLAIAAVGLIAGPVLDYTAFHRVVWVAALLMIGSGIVSALGISNARPAGAPPVPPEATAACHDRVVPDGPLPGLHHT; translated from the coding sequence ATGAGTGGGCACGAGCGCACCGTGCTGTGGGTCGCCGTCCTTGCATCCTTTGTCGCCTTCCTGGACGGCTCAATCGTCAATGTGGCCCTGCCGGCCATGGCCAGGGAGCTGGGAGGAGGCATCACCACCCAGCAATGGGTACTTGACGGATACCTGCTCACTCTCGGTTCGCTGATCATGGTCGCCGGAAGCCTGTCAGACATTTTCGGGCGGGTGCGGATTCTGCGGATTGGGCTGATCTTTTTCGGAATCGCTTCGCTCCTGTGTGCCGCGGCGCCGACCGGGGCCGTGTTGATTGCAGCGCGCCTGCTGCAGGGTGCCGCCGCAGCGTTGCTGGTCCCCAGCTCGCTGGCCTTGATCACCTCCACCTTTCAGGAGGGACCCCGGGCGCGGGCCATCGGGAACTGGACCGGGTGGACGGGCACCGCGTTTGTTGCCGGTCCGCTCCTTGGCGGGCTGCTGGTGGACACCGTCTCCTGGCGCCTGGTGTTCGCCATCAACGTCCTGCCGATCACCCTCACCATGCTCCTGTTGGCCAGGCTTCACGACCCCGCCGGGGATGGCACCCGGAGGTCAATCGACATCCCCGGCGCCCTGTTGGCGGCCTTCGGGCTTGGCGGAACCGTGTTTGCCTTGATCTTCCAGCACGAGCGGGGCTGGGGAGATCCGATCGTCTATGTGCCGTTCGTTGCGGGCCTGGCGTGCCTTGCCGCTTTCATCCGGCGCGAGGCCAGGATCCCGCATCCGATGATGCCGTTGCATCTGTTCCGGGAGCGGAACTTCGGCATCGGGAACCTGGCCACCGCGACGTTTTATGCCGGCATCACGCTCGGGACGTTCATCATTCCGGTCTTCCTGCAGGAGGCTGCGGGCTTCACCGCGTTTGCCGCGGGGATGGCAACCATCCCGCTGACACTCATGTCGCTGGCCCTCTCCGCATTCTTTGGGACGTTGTCTGGCAAGTACGGGCCAAGGCTGTTCATGTCCGTGGGACCGGTGATCGGTGGAATCGGCTTCCTGCTGATGCTCGCCGCCGAGGACCCGGTGGACTACTGGCGGCAGATCCTGCCCGGTGTCGTGGTGTTCGGGCTTGGCCTCGCGGTGACCGTTGCCCCGCTGACCGCCGCCATCCTCGGTGCGGTCGATCCGGCGCAGAGCGGCATCGGTTCGGCCATCAACAATGCGGTGTCCCGGGTGGCGGGGCTGCTGGCCATTGCCGCCGTGGGCCTGATCGCGGGCCCGGTGCTGGACTACACGGCCTTCCACCGTGTCGTATGGGTGGCCGCGTTGCTCATGATCGGTTCCGGCATTGTCTCGGCCCTGGGCATCAGCAATGCCAGGCCCGCCGGCGCCCCACCCGTTCCGCCCGAGGCCACTGCCGCCTGTCATGACCGTGTGGTGCCGGACGGTCCCCTTCCGGGACTCCACCACACCTGA
- a CDS encoding DUF937 domain-containing protein yields the protein MADLNELLDMIPLDQLGAKLGVDRDTARATAATALPSLLAGLQNNAASPEGEDALASAIKQHDATFLDGGVDIDAVDTADGEKIVHHAMGENQPALASQLNGAAPGGVDLGSLVQKALPILAPIVMSYLAKKLSSSQGGLGGMLGGLLGGQGGAAGQQPGGLDLGGILGGLIGGGNTQQQQPQQGQAAGGLDLGGILGGLFGKK from the coding sequence ATGGCCGACTTGAATGAACTGCTTGACATGATCCCCCTTGACCAGCTCGGCGCGAAGCTGGGCGTCGATCGCGACACCGCCCGCGCCACGGCAGCCACGGCACTTCCCTCGCTGCTGGCCGGGCTGCAAAACAATGCCGCCTCCCCCGAGGGCGAGGACGCCTTGGCTTCGGCCATCAAGCAGCACGACGCGACATTCCTGGACGGCGGAGTCGACATCGACGCCGTTGACACCGCGGACGGCGAAAAGATCGTGCACCACGCCATGGGAGAGAACCAGCCGGCGCTTGCCTCACAGCTCAACGGCGCAGCACCGGGCGGAGTCGACCTGGGATCGCTGGTGCAAAAGGCGTTGCCGATCCTGGCCCCGATCGTCATGTCCTATCTGGCCAAGAAGCTGTCCTCCTCGCAGGGCGGGCTGGGCGGCATGCTCGGCGGGCTACTGGGCGGCCAGGGCGGGGCCGCAGGACAACAGCCCGGCGGCCTTGACCTCGGCGGGATCCTGGGCGGACTGATCGGCGGCGGAAACACCCAGCAACAGCAGCCCCAGCAGGGCCAGGCTGCCGGAGGCCTGGACCTCGGTGGAATCCTCGGCGGGCTTTTCGGCAAAAAGTAG
- a CDS encoding YceI family protein codes for MPDQQAPSRPKNKRLLWIIAIAVVVVIAGAFIGSRIYASNVSAQAEAVPTLTEAPSAAATSGSPEAGEATASADHDGTWTVGSGSYAGYRLDEVLNGADVTVTGRTEDVNGSLTVADDQLTAADLTLQVDTITTDSNRRDQYFRTSAVDTSQFPEASFTLTEPVDVSATLEGGNQTFPIKGDLTLNGQTVSVKANVQGAFSEGEAQLVGQIPTTWEEFGVEAPNLGFVAVEDTGFIEFSLNVTQD; via the coding sequence TTGCCCGACCAGCAAGCGCCATCCCGCCCCAAGAACAAACGACTCTTATGGATCATCGCCATTGCGGTGGTGGTGGTCATCGCCGGTGCCTTCATTGGCAGCCGCATTTATGCCTCCAACGTCTCGGCACAGGCTGAAGCTGTGCCAACGCTGACGGAGGCGCCGAGCGCTGCGGCGACAAGTGGTTCGCCGGAGGCCGGCGAGGCAACGGCTTCCGCTGACCACGACGGAACCTGGACCGTTGGTTCCGGGTCCTACGCAGGATACCGACTCGACGAGGTCCTCAATGGTGCAGACGTGACAGTCACCGGCCGCACCGAGGATGTCAATGGCTCCTTGACGGTCGCCGACGACCAGCTCACGGCCGCGGATCTCACGCTTCAGGTGGACACCATCACCACCGACTCGAACCGACGCGACCAGTACTTCCGCACCTCGGCCGTTGATACGTCGCAATTCCCCGAGGCGAGCTTCACGCTCACGGAGCCCGTTGACGTGTCCGCGACACTCGAGGGTGGTAACCAGACCTTCCCCATCAAGGGTGACTTGACGCTCAACGGCCAGACAGTGTCCGTCAAGGCCAACGTGCAGGGTGCATTCAGCGAGGGTGAAGCACAGTTGGTTGGCCAGATCCCCACGACCTGGGAGGAATTCGGTGTCGAAGCACCGAACCTGGGGTTCGTTGCCGTGGAGGACACCGGCTTCATCGAATTCTCGCTGAACGTCACGCAAGACTAA
- the truB gene encoding tRNA pseudouridine(55) synthase TruB encodes MGSGLVIVDKPQGWTSHDVVGRTRRLAGTRKVGHAGTLDPMATGVLVLGINKATRLLTYIVGANKTYTATIRLGESTVTDDAEGEIVQVRIAAAVTEDAIRDSIAKLTGPIEQVPSSVSAIKVNGERAYARVRAGEDVKLASRPVTIHRFEVHDIRRERGGKVLDIDVTVECSSGTYIRALARDLGEDLAVGGHLTALRRTEVGPYTLERARTLEQLAKDFEYLPLEKAADALFTRRDLTEHERTELSFGRRIGLNETEDVTAAFAPDGTLVALLKNKGENAKPELVFATAS; translated from the coding sequence ATTGGCTCAGGCCTGGTCATTGTCGACAAACCGCAGGGTTGGACGAGCCACGATGTGGTGGGCCGTACGCGCCGCCTGGCCGGCACCCGCAAGGTCGGTCACGCGGGCACGCTGGACCCGATGGCCACCGGCGTGTTGGTGCTGGGCATCAACAAGGCCACCCGCCTGCTGACCTACATCGTGGGCGCCAACAAGACCTACACCGCCACCATCCGCCTGGGTGAGTCGACAGTCACCGACGACGCCGAGGGCGAGATCGTGCAGGTGCGGATCGCCGCTGCCGTCACCGAGGACGCGATCCGCGACTCCATTGCCAAGCTCACCGGCCCCATTGAGCAGGTGCCCTCCTCGGTCAGTGCCATCAAGGTCAATGGCGAGCGGGCCTATGCCCGCGTGCGTGCCGGGGAAGATGTGAAGCTGGCCTCCCGCCCGGTCACCATCCACCGCTTCGAGGTGCACGACATCCGCCGCGAACGCGGCGGCAAGGTACTGGACATCGACGTGACCGTCGAATGCTCTTCGGGCACCTACATCCGGGCGCTGGCCCGCGATCTGGGCGAGGACCTGGCGGTGGGCGGACACCTGACCGCGCTGCGACGCACCGAAGTCGGGCCCTACACGCTGGAACGGGCGCGCACGCTGGAGCAGCTGGCCAAGGACTTCGAGTACCTGCCCCTGGAAAAGGCCGCCGATGCGCTCTTCACCCGGCGCGACCTCACCGAGCACGAGCGCACCGAGCTCTCCTTCGGCCGGAGGATCGGGCTGAACGAGACCGAGGACGTGACCGCGGCGTTTGCCCCGGACGGGACCCTGGTGGCGCTGCTGAAGAACAAGGGCGAGAACGCCAAGCCCGAACTGGTGTTTGCCACCGCATCCTAG
- a CDS encoding class I SAM-dependent methyltransferase, with amino-acid sequence MPDSGPGPTGATPRPVPGLPARAFTMDAKRRRELARAFKAGGAHYDAVRPSYPDAALDFMVPPTARDAVDVGAGTGIFTAQLLGRGLKVGAVEPSEDMLAVLRDRLPEVDAVPGTGEETGLDASSADVITYAQAWHWVDPKAASAEASRLLRPNGQLALVWNQLDVSVPWVHRLARIMHAGDVHRPDFVPPLGPEFHAPESGTWTWEQALTPEQVIALAKSRSYYLRAGAATRARVEHNLTWYLFDHLGHVPGVPFGLPYLTHAWRARLRA; translated from the coding sequence ATGCCTGATTCGGGCCCCGGGCCAACCGGGGCAACCCCGCGGCCGGTCCCCGGGTTGCCCGCCCGCGCCTTCACCATGGATGCCAAGCGCCGCCGGGAACTGGCCAGGGCGTTCAAGGCCGGGGGAGCGCACTACGACGCCGTGCGCCCGTCCTACCCGGATGCCGCCCTGGACTTCATGGTGCCCCCGACCGCGCGCGATGCCGTGGACGTGGGGGCCGGCACCGGGATCTTCACCGCGCAGCTGCTGGGCCGCGGCCTGAAGGTCGGCGCCGTGGAACCCTCCGAGGACATGCTTGCCGTGCTGCGCGATCGGCTGCCCGAGGTTGACGCCGTTCCCGGCACCGGGGAAGAGACGGGGCTGGATGCCTCGAGTGCGGATGTCATCACCTATGCCCAGGCGTGGCACTGGGTGGATCCGAAGGCCGCCAGCGCCGAGGCCTCCCGGTTGTTGCGCCCCAACGGCCAGCTTGCCTTGGTCTGGAACCAACTCGATGTCTCGGTGCCCTGGGTCCATCGATTGGCACGGATCATGCATGCCGGGGATGTGCACCGCCCCGACTTCGTACCTCCTCTGGGTCCGGAGTTCCACGCGCCCGAATCCGGGACCTGGACCTGGGAACAGGCGTTGACCCCTGAGCAGGTCATTGCGTTGGCCAAGTCCCGCAGCTACTACCTGCGCGCCGGGGCGGCGACGAGGGCCCGCGTGGAACACAACCTGACGTGGTATCTCTTCGACCACCTCGGGCATGTCCCCGGCGTCCCCTTTGGCCTGCCGTACTTGACCCATGCATGGCGGGCCCGCCTGCGCGCCTAA
- the rbfA gene encoding 30S ribosome-binding factor RbfA: MADSARAAKLAQRIKVVVAQALGKAVKDPRVEAITVTDARVTNDLQHATIYYTVFGDDEAKADAAAALEKSKGVLRKEVGKNVTVRLTPTLEFVADEIPVNASNLEALLRVAKAKDAEVAALAAGKNFAGDADPYKHDEEDEDA; this comes from the coding sequence GTGGCTGACTCAGCTCGCGCCGCAAAACTGGCCCAACGCATCAAGGTGGTCGTAGCCCAGGCCCTGGGCAAGGCCGTCAAGGATCCACGCGTGGAGGCCATCACGGTCACCGATGCGCGCGTGACCAACGACCTGCAGCACGCAACCATCTACTACACGGTCTTCGGCGACGACGAGGCGAAGGCCGATGCGGCAGCCGCCCTGGAGAAGTCCAAGGGCGTCCTGCGCAAGGAGGTCGGCAAGAACGTGACCGTTCGCCTGACCCCCACCCTGGAATTCGTTGCCGATGAGATCCCTGTCAACGCCTCGAACCTCGAGGCGCTGCTGCGGGTGGCCAAGGCCAAGGACGCAGAGGTTGCAGCACTGGCCGCAGGCAAGAACTTCGCCGGCGACGCAGATCCGTACAAGCACGATGAGGAAGACGAAGACGCCTAG
- the rpsO gene encoding 30S ribosomal protein S15 yields the protein MALDAAIKQEIMKAYATSEGDTGSPEVQIAVMSRRILDLTEHLKMHKHDHHTRRGLMALVGRRRRMLAYLKGADIERYRALIERLGLRR from the coding sequence GTGGCATTAGACGCCGCTATCAAGCAGGAAATCATGAAGGCCTACGCCACCAGCGAAGGCGACACCGGTTCCCCCGAGGTCCAGATCGCCGTGATGTCGCGCCGCATCCTGGATCTGACGGAGCACCTGAAGATGCACAAGCATGACCACCACACCCGCCGCGGCCTGATGGCCCTGGTTGGTCGTCGTCGTCGTATGCTCGCGTACCTCAAGGGTGCCGACATCGAGCGTTACCGTGCGCTGATCGAGCGCCTCGGCCTGCGTCGCTAG